The following proteins are co-located in the Amycolatopsis tolypomycina genome:
- a CDS encoding AAA family ATPase: protein MRPTLYATIGPAGAGKTTWRHQHAPPGATVISLDERRSALSPCGCSADPSVNAAAVADGTADTRAVLAAGGTVVWDVTNYLPRFRAHLLDLAAEFDAATVGLVVLPPLLTVLARNGGRDGRICAVCGMARRVPDPVVWAMHAAITDALPGLHREGWHTLHFLSLPPYLHRRHHGRTP from the coding sequence GTGAGGCCCACCCTGTACGCCACCATCGGCCCGGCCGGCGCCGGGAAAACCACCTGGCGCCACCAGCACGCCCCGCCCGGAGCCACGGTGATCTCCCTCGACGAACGCCGCTCCGCGCTTTCGCCGTGCGGGTGCTCGGCCGACCCGTCGGTGAACGCCGCCGCCGTCGCCGACGGCACCGCCGACACCCGGGCGGTGCTCGCCGCGGGCGGGACGGTCGTGTGGGACGTCACCAACTACCTGCCCCGGTTCCGTGCGCACCTGCTCGACCTCGCGGCCGAGTTCGACGCGGCCACGGTCGGGCTGGTGGTGCTGCCGCCGCTGCTGACCGTGCTGGCCCGCAACGGCGGCCGCGACGGCCGGATCTGCGCCGTGTGCGGCATGGCCCGGCGGGTCCCGGACCCGGTCGTGTGGGCCATGCACGCCGCGATCACCGACGCGCTGCCGGGCTTGCACCGCGAGGGCTGGCACACCCTGCACTTCCTGTCCCTGCCGCCGTACCTGCACCGTCGACACCACGGAAGGACACCCTGA